A window of Thermotoga sp. contains these coding sequences:
- a CDS encoding adenosine-specific kinase, whose product MSVQMEVVDVPIPEGANIILGHSHFIKTVEDLYEVMVTTNPNLKFGIAFNEASGPCLVRYEGNDEELVKQAIETAKKIGAGHTFVIYIRGGYPINILNQIKNVQEVCRIYTATANSLQVIVGITSQGRAVLGIVDGYPPKGVEEEEDKEKRHSFLREVTKYKK is encoded by the coding sequence GTGAGCGTACAGATGGAAGTTGTGGATGTCCCCATTCCTGAAGGTGCGAACATCATTCTGGGACACTCTCATTTTATCAAGACCGTCGAAGATCTCTATGAAGTTATGGTGACAACGAATCCCAATTTGAAATTTGGAATAGCGTTCAACGAGGCAAGCGGTCCCTGTCTGGTCAGGTACGAAGGGAATGACGAGGAACTGGTGAAACAAGCGATCGAGACGGCAAAGAAAATAGGAGCTGGCCACACTTTCGTGATCTACATAAGAGGGGGATACCCCATCAACATATTGAACCAGATCAAAAACGTACAAGAGGTGTGCAGGATTTACACGGCAACAGCAAATTCCCTTCAGGTGATAGTTGGCATAACATCGCAGGGAAGGGCGGTGCTCGGAATTGTTGACGGTTACCCTCCAAAAGGTGTGGAAGAGGAGGAGGACAAAGAGAAAAGACACTCGTTCCTCAGGGAGGTAACGAAATACAAAAAATGA